ATGTAAAAAACAGATCTTCCGCTATTACTAAAGCAATGGAAGAGAGTCTTATAGAAGATAAGAAACATTAAATAAGAGAGCGTAGATGAAGTTAAATTGACTTTGTCTATGCTCTTTTTTTGATTGCAGCCCCTTATTATAAAAAATTAGCCAAAGGTCATAATTTGTCGTTTTATTTATAAATATTTATGACTTATTAGTGACTTACCGGTACTACAGTATATTACTTTTCATTTGTATAGTATTGATTAAGGAGGGATTAGATGAAAAACTTAAAGAGATTAATAAAATATGTCGGTGTATTCATTATTATAATACTGGTAATCGCACTTTTCAGGCCCACATGGACTTCGAATATAAAAGGGGATAACAGTATTAGCGTTCTAGAACAAGTTGAGATCAATGGTACCAAACAGCAAATCATGATTAGAGGTCGTGATCAAAATAACCCGGTCATTATATATGTACACGGGGGACCGAGTGTGTCCGAAATTCCTTATGCCAAGTACGAAGACTTATTAGAAAAGGATTTCACTGTCGTTAATTACGATCAAAGAGGAAGCGGCAAATCGTATCATTTTAATGAGGATTATTCTAACTTAACGGCAGACGTACTTGTAGATGATTTATTAGAACTTACGGATTATATTTCGAAACGATTTGGTAAAGAGAAAGTGATCTTAATAGGTCATTCTTACGGCACATATTTAGGAACAACGGCTGCTTATAAAGCTCCAGAAAAATATGAAGCCTATATTGGGACTGGTCAGGTGAGTAATATGCAAGAAAGTGAAATAGATAATTTGAATTATACAATAAGTGAAGCAAAAAAAGCCGGAAATACAGAAGATGTGAAGTACTTAGAGGGGATCGCTGAAAAAATATATAAAGGAGAGGCAGCGGCTCCAAGAGGTTATGTAGGGAAGTACGGCGGCGCTACAAGACTTATTAATATGTCGGATGGCGAGATACTATTAAGTCGTGAATATAATTTGTTGGATTTTATTCGTTATAACAATGGAGTTGCTAAGACACAAGAACAACTTGTAAAAGAGGTTTTTGATAAGCCACTACCTAAGGCAGTTACCAAACTTGATTTACCATTTTATTTTGTAATGGGTAAATACGACGCTATGACTTCATCTAATGCAGCAAAAAAATATTTTGATAGGATTGAAGCGGATAAAAAAGAGTTTATTTCTTTTGAGCAATCAGCCCATTATCCACAATTTGAAGAGAAGGAAAAATTTTATAACTGGATGTGCGACACATTTAAATAGGGTAGCTTTTTTCTTACATTGAATGCGAGATTGTGAAGAATTGTACTTTAACAGGCAACCGCTGCAATGTTCTTACTAAAACTGCAGGGCGGAGATGCTACGGCACTCGTTGGTGGTACAGCCGTGTTTATTCTGATCGTCGTAACTTTGCTTGCACATCGTAACCAAGGTCTGGAGAAGGTCACATCCTATCTGATTGATGGATTTGTTTTTGGATTTAAAGTGTTCGGCCCGGTTATTTCGATTGCCGCCTTTTTCTATCTGGGCGATTCGGCATTCACAGATCTATTCGGCAAAGTGCTGCCGGAGTCTTCGCATGGCATTGTGAACGACCTTGGCGTGGCTCTGGCTGGTAGCGTGCCGATGAATGGAGCAGTAGGTGCTGTAACCCTGACAATTACCGGAGCGATTACGGGATTGGATGGGTCGGGCTTCTCCGGTATCTCGCTTGCAGGATCGATCGCGCAGCTGTTTGCCGTCGCAACCCACTCGAGTGCGGCAACCTTAACGGCGCTCGGTCAAGTAGCAGCGATCTGGGTGGGTGGTGGCACGCTCATCCCGTGGGCTCTTATTCCGGCCGCCGCCATTTGCGGTGTGAGCCCGTTTGAGCTGGCGCGGCGGAATTTGAAGCCGGTATTGATCGGTCTGGCTGTGACGACCGTGGTTGCCATTTTTCTTGTATAAGTCAGGGATCTGCCCCGGGATGTGTTCCCGGGCTTTTTTGCGTTGTCCAGGCGGTGCATGACTGAAGAGAGTAACCTTGTCGATTGCCGTACGGATGGGAGGAGGTCGTTGTCAGATGCTTTAAAAGAACCAGGAATTAACAAAAAATAATTTGACAGTGACTATCAAGTGAAATAAACTCTCATTATTGATATTGAAAGGTGGTAACTCTCATGATTAATCAAGGGAATCGAAGATGGTGGGTGCTAGGTGCTCTTGCAGTGGGAATCATTGCGGTTGGACTAGATATGACAATTCTTAACCTCGCTCTGCCCGTTCTTGCTACGGATTTGCATGCAACGAATGGGGATCTGCAGTGGTTTGCGGATGCGTATAACCTTATATTTGCTGCTATGCTTTTGCCAGCAGGTTTGTTAGGAGATCGATTGGGACGAAAGAAGATGCTTATTATTGGCTTGATTGTGTTTGGGGCGGCTTCTGCAGCATGTGCTTATGCTAGTTCATCCTGGGAGCTGATTGCTGGACGCGCAGTTTTGGGGCTTGGTGCTGCATTTTTGGTACCATTATCAATGTCAATCATACCAGTATTGTTCTCAGAGGAAGAACGTCCTAAAGCAATAGGCGTATGGATGATGGCGAACGCGCTCGGTATTCCGCTGGGACCGGTTGTGGGAGGCTGGTTACTGAATAACTATTGGTGGGGCTCGGTTTTTCTTATCAACATCCCGTTAGTCATTATTGCTTTAATCGCCGTCTCTATATTGTTGCCTGAAACGCGCAGCGAAGTTAAGCAAAAAGTGGATACGATAGGGATTCTTGCTTCGAGCCTTGGATTGATCGGCTTAACGTACGGAGTAATTGAAATTGGCGAAAGAGGATGGGGAGACGTTACAGCATTATCTTCTATAATTGGCGGGATATTGTGCTTAGCCGTTTTTATGTTGTGGGAAAAACGAGTCAAACAGCCGCTTATTGATCCATCGTTATTTCGATCATCCAAATTTACATGGGGATCGATACTGGCTACTGTAATTTCCTTTGCCATGTTTGGTGTATTGTTTGTAACGCCTCAATATTTCCAAGCAGTTCAAGGTGTGGATGCGTTAGGCTCCGGACTACGCTTATTGCCATTAGTTGGCGGGCTTTTGTTTGGAGCTCCGATATCCGATAAACTTCAATCGAAGTTTGGTACCCGGGCTACTATAGCACTTGGTTTCTCGATACTCTTTGCCGGTTTAGCTGTTGGAGCCAATACGGGTGTGGATAGTGGCTACGGTTTTGCTTCCATATGGGTCACTGTAGTGGGATTAGGGATAGGATTTGCTTTACCTGCGGCAATGGATGTTGCAATGTCGGCACTTTCAGCAGAACGCAGCGGTGTAGGTTCGGCTTTAATTATGGCACTACGTCAAGTTGGGGGGACGATGGGGGTTGCTATATTAGGGACCGTTCTCAGCACTTACTATCGAAATAATCTTGATTTAAGCGGTTTACCGGGAGATGTTGCAGAAGTTGTGCAGCGCAGCGTATCTGCTGGAGCAGCCGTGGCACAGAAAATCGACTCGGCAGCTTTATTGAATTCAGTACGCGCTTCCTTCGTTGCTGGAATGGAAATGATGCTGTGGGTATGCGGAGGAGTAGCGGTTCTAGGACTCCTGTTAACAGTAATTTTTATACAAAAGAAGACAAACTCCAACAGAACGCTAGAGTTGAATCAAAATGTGATTGGGGAATAAGCAAGTTTGTTACATAAAGTGCGTGTTCAAAAAGGTCGGTTTTCAGCACCGAGAAGGTTGGATGAAGCTAGGAACTGAGGAGCGGAGCGTACGTTTTGGGTACGTGAGCACCGGAAGGACTGGTTGAATTCAAGATTCGATGCCGAGCCCACTTCCTGATTCACTTCGTGATCAAAAGCGGACTTTTTGAACAACCTCGTAAAGTAAAATCACTAATAAGGTGGTGTAGTATGTCTGCCATTCTTCTCCGGAATCTGAATAAAACATACAGCGGCAAGCGTGGTGTGATTGATCTGAATCTAAAGGTAGAGCGAGGTGAAATCTTCGGATTTATCGGGCCTAATGGGGCTGGAAAATCGACGACGATACGATTGCTTTTGCAATTGATTGCTCCTACATCAGGAGAGATATTTGTTTTGGGACATCGTGTCAATGGTGACGACCCGCGACTGCGCAAAAAAATAGGTTATCTCCCATCCGAGGTTCGGCTTTATCCAGATATGACAGGCAATCAAGTTCTGAATTTCACGGCAAACGTACACGGAGTAAACTTAAAAAAGTCTCCGATTCATGAATATGCAGACAGACTTCAATGGAATGGAAATCAGAAAATCAAATCCTATTCATTGGGAAATCGAAAGAAACTCGGCATTCTTCTTGCACTTATTCATAATCCCGAATTACTTATTCTAGATGAACCAACCTCGGGATTGGATCCGCTCGTGCAGCAACAATTTTTCCAAATACTCCGTGAATGGAATGAGTTAAAAGGAACAACTGTGTTTTTCTCAACTCATATACTGACTGAAGTTGAAAAATTATGTGACCATGTTGCTATTATTCGAAACGGGCGCTTAATACAAGTATCAACGGTATCAGAGATTTCTGCTGCTGGCGATCATTTCATCGAGGTTTCTTTTTCTGAAATGGATGAACGCGATCAGCTGCAAGAACTGTATAAAATTGATCCGAATACAAAATGTGAAAACGGTATTTACCGATTCCGTGTTCAAGATAAGGAACTTCGTTCTCTTCTTGCCGTGCTGTCCAAAATGCCAATTAAGGATTTGAGCGTGCGCAGAACGTCGCTTGAGGAAAAATTTATGAGCGAGTATGTTTCGGAAGTCAATGAATCAGGTGGGGTGGCTCGGACATGAATAAAATGATGCGTTATGAATTTAACCAAAATCAAAGAAGCTTCTGGATTGCTTTACTGGTCGTAGGGCTTCTCCAAGCCATCCCCGCGGCAGCCTCCAAGTCATATTTGGAGAGTGTGAAGAAAAAAATGCAGGAAGAGCGATTGGAAAACTACTCCGAAAACCTCACTACTTTTGAAGGATGGGTATCCGGGCAGCCATTCACGTTTTTTTTACTTCTCCTTGGTTTTTTCTCTTTGAGCTGGGCAATTGGCTCCATTGTCAAAGAGCGAGATCGTCATACAGTGGAGTTCTTATTTACGCTTCCGTATAGCCGAACCTCTATTTATTGGGCTAAATGGCTCGCGCATATTTATCAAGTGATTGTCATTGCTGTTGTATCGACAGGAATTGTCTTGTTGATAGGGAGATTTATCGGCATGCTGAATGCGCCTTTGGCAGTAACGAACGTTATGTTGGCAGGATTATTGACCTCACTAGCATTTATGGGAATCGGATTTGCATTATCTCCATGGCTGAACTCTGAACGCGGAGCTTTGTCGATTGGGATTGGAATAGTATCAATTATGTTTTTATTAAATATAATCTCTAGCTTGAATGATAGTTTTATGTGGATGGCAAAGGCTAACTTGTTTAATTTGTTTGATGCAGCAGCCATTAGTGAGGGAGAGGGGCTGCCTATCACATCAGTGTTCGGCGCATTGGGGCTGCTTGCAGCGGGGAGCTGTGCAGGATGGGCCGGTATTGTTCAAAGGGACTTGTGATATTCGCGGTGAAAATATAAAAAACCAGTGATGATACAAGAACAGTTGAATGATCATGCTAGAGTATGCTAACTTCTCATCATTTCGTAATCATGCTAAACTTACATATGATTGATTAAGATGTGGGGGCACGTGACACGTGGAATAACGCCACATAACAGCTGATGAAGCAAAGAGACTCGATTTCGAAATGATTCCTATTGCTCGATTCCTAAATTCCTTTGTGGGTAGCTTGTGTTTGGATTCGCTAAAACGTATCTTGTTGGGACGGTTCATGGGATCGAATAAATGGAGTTCGAGCAAAATACCATTGGGGAGTGAGCAGGGTGTCATCAAATAACAAAAAAACCATTGGGTTGCGAGAACGCAAAAAAGCCAAAACCATGGCGGCAGTTCAGATGCATGCGTTGCGTCTTTTTAGAGAACTGGGCTATCACGAAACTACCGTCGAACAAATTGCCGAGGCTGCGGAAATATCACCGAGTACTTTTTTTCGATATTTTCCAACCAAGGAAGAGGTAGTCACTACAGATAATTACGATCCGCTTCTTAACGCTGCTTTTGAAGATCAACCTTCAGATCTGAGCCCGATTCAGGCCGTCCGTCAAGCGATGGTCTCGGGAGTTAAAGAACTGTCGGATGGTGAGCTGGCCACGATGCGAGAACGAGATCAACTGATTATGAGCATTCCCGAGCTCAGGGCGGCAACCTTGAACAACATGACCGAGACGATGAAGTTGATTTCGGAGATGGTGGCCAAGCGTATCGGCTGTTCGCCGGACGATATGGCAGTTCGTACTTTTGCCGGGGCGGTCATCGGCGTGAATATTTCAGTCATGCTGCATTATGCAGAGCATCCGGATGCTGACTTCAAGCAATTGTTGGATACGGCCTTAGGCCAACTGGAGGCAGGCCTGCCATTGCCGGGAAAGTAACATAAACGATGAGATTTTCCTAGGGACATCTGTCTTAAACGTTATAGCGAAGAATACTTGTTACGGAATCAGAAGGGAGCACCGCGCATTCGTCGGGTGCTTTTTTTCATGAGACGTGTTCGGCGAAGGGTTCGTTGATATTTCGAAATAAGCAAGGTGCCGGTCAATCATATAGACCCTTGCGTAAAGCCGTAGAATTTCAACTTTTTTCGGACATCGCTGTCAATCTGTTTTTTTCAGCAACAAATACATAAAGTAAGGTCCGCCGATCAACGCGACCATAATCCCCGCCGGAATGCCGTCAGGATCAACGAGATTACGGCCAATCGTGTCAGCGAACATCAACAGCCATCCGCCGACCAGAATAGCGACAGGGATAAACATCTGGTTTCGCGGTCCGACCAACGCTTTCGCGATGTGCGGAGCCATGAGTCCGATAAAGGCGATTCCGCCTGTTACCGAAACCGCGGAAGCGGCAAGCGCCACGGCCGTCAGGAGCAGAACAAGACGTTCTTTTTCAATGGATACCCCAACGCCGACAGCGACTGGCTCGCTGAGCCCCAGTAGATTCAACCGATTCGCCTTGTACAGCGTAAATGGTATGAGAATGATCAGCCAAGGGAGAATAGCCCATATAAATGGCCAGTCCGAGCCCCATATGTTTCCGGCGATCCATTTTGCGATAAAATCGACTTTGGAACGCTCTGCGGATGAAGTGATGACAATCATCACGCCCGACAGAGCCATCGAAAAACCAACA
Above is a window of Paenibacillus uliginis N3/975 DNA encoding:
- a CDS encoding alpha/beta hydrolase, with translation MKNLKRLIKYVGVFIIIILVIALFRPTWTSNIKGDNSISVLEQVEINGTKQQIMIRGRDQNNPVIIYVHGGPSVSEIPYAKYEDLLEKDFTVVNYDQRGSGKSYHFNEDYSNLTADVLVDDLLELTDYISKRFGKEKVILIGHSYGTYLGTTAAYKAPEKYEAYIGTGQVSNMQESEIDNLNYTISEAKKAGNTEDVKYLEGIAEKIYKGEAAAPRGYVGKYGGATRLINMSDGEILLSREYNLLDFIRYNNGVAKTQEQLVKEVFDKPLPKAVTKLDLPFYFVMGKYDAMTSSNAAKKYFDRIEADKKEFISFEQSAHYPQFEEKEKFYNWMCDTFK
- a CDS encoding MFS transporter; this encodes MINQGNRRWWVLGALAVGIIAVGLDMTILNLALPVLATDLHATNGDLQWFADAYNLIFAAMLLPAGLLGDRLGRKKMLIIGLIVFGAASAACAYASSSWELIAGRAVLGLGAAFLVPLSMSIIPVLFSEEERPKAIGVWMMANALGIPLGPVVGGWLLNNYWWGSVFLINIPLVIIALIAVSILLPETRSEVKQKVDTIGILASSLGLIGLTYGVIEIGERGWGDVTALSSIIGGILCLAVFMLWEKRVKQPLIDPSLFRSSKFTWGSILATVISFAMFGVLFVTPQYFQAVQGVDALGSGLRLLPLVGGLLFGAPISDKLQSKFGTRATIALGFSILFAGLAVGANTGVDSGYGFASIWVTVVGLGIGFALPAAMDVAMSALSAERSGVGSALIMALRQVGGTMGVAILGTVLSTYYRNNLDLSGLPGDVAEVVQRSVSAGAAVAQKIDSAALLNSVRASFVAGMEMMLWVCGGVAVLGLLLTVIFIQKKTNSNRTLELNQNVIGE
- a CDS encoding TetR family transcriptional regulator yields the protein MHALRLFRELGYHETTVEQIAEAAEISPSTFFRYFPTKEEVVTTDNYDPLLNAAFEDQPSDLSPIQAVRQAMVSGVKELSDGELATMRERDQLIMSIPELRAATLNNMTETMKLISEMVAKRIGCSPDDMAVRTFAGAVIGVNISVMLHYAEHPDADFKQLLDTALGQLEAGLPLPGK
- a CDS encoding ABC transporter permease subunit, coding for MNKMMRYEFNQNQRSFWIALLVVGLLQAIPAAASKSYLESVKKKMQEERLENYSENLTTFEGWVSGQPFTFFLLLLGFFSLSWAIGSIVKERDRHTVEFLFTLPYSRTSIYWAKWLAHIYQVIVIAVVSTGIVLLIGRFIGMLNAPLAVTNVMLAGLLTSLAFMGIGFALSPWLNSERGALSIGIGIVSIMFLLNIISSLNDSFMWMAKANLFNLFDAAAISEGEGLPITSVFGALGLLAAGSCAGWAGIVQRDL
- a CDS encoding FecCD family ABC transporter permease, translating into MIHPALIKKRRLILIGLTALIVVTAVISMGMGYSSLSYDRLIPTLLGQGTFKENFVLFSIRLPRLLITLLAGMALALSGAILQGITRNDLADPGIIGINSGAGVAIAIFFLFFPIEAGSFVYILPLVAFLGALITAFLIYALSYNRISGLQPTRLVLIGVGFSMALSGVMIVITSSAERSKVDFIAKWIAGNIWGSDWPFIWAILPWLIILIPFTLYKANRLNLLGLSEPVAVGVGVSIEKERLVLLLTAVALAASAVSVTGGIAFIGLMAPHIAKALVGPRNQMFIPVAILVGGWLLMFADTIGRNLVDPDGIPAGIMVALIGGPYFMYLLLKKTD
- a CDS encoding ABC transporter ATP-binding protein; its protein translation is MSAILLRNLNKTYSGKRGVIDLNLKVERGEIFGFIGPNGAGKSTTIRLLLQLIAPTSGEIFVLGHRVNGDDPRLRKKIGYLPSEVRLYPDMTGNQVLNFTANVHGVNLKKSPIHEYADRLQWNGNQKIKSYSLGNRKKLGILLALIHNPELLILDEPTSGLDPLVQQQFFQILREWNELKGTTVFFSTHILTEVEKLCDHVAIIRNGRLIQVSTVSEISAAGDHFIEVSFSEMDERDQLQELYKIDPNTKCENGIYRFRVQDKELRSLLAVLSKMPIKDLSVRRTSLEEKFMSEYVSEVNESGGVART